Proteins co-encoded in one Melitaea cinxia chromosome 13, ilMelCinx1.1, whole genome shotgun sequence genomic window:
- the LOC123658801 gene encoding uncharacterized protein LOC123658801: protein MRFYIFFSVLIAAVIIAECSHTFMGTNVLRERVFSRKVQYDSYFLRKRVENITIVIPPKFGYQRAIQGILAYDLTRSSASANVTSGGLGFPFVTLRMKSERGLELKYDISVYV from the exons ATGaggttttatatctttttttcgGTTTTGATCGCGGCCGTCATTATAGCGGAATGTTCCCATACCTTTATGGGAACAAACGTGCTGAGGGAAAGGGTGTTCAGTCGTAAAGTACAGTACGATTCGTACTTTTTGAGGAAACGCGTCGAAAACATTACTATTGTGATCCCACCTAAATTCGGCTACCAACGTGCTATTCAG ggtATCCTCGCCTACGACCTGACCAGGTCGTCCGCATCCGCCAACGTGACTTCTGGCGGGCTCGGTTTTCCATTCGTAACACTGCGAATGAAGAGCGAGCGCGGCCTCGAACTGAAATACGACATCAGTGTCTACGTGTAA